In the Pseudoalteromonas undina genome, one interval contains:
- the gloA gene encoding lactoylglutathione lyase encodes MSSYNESPEQIAQATEGYVMQQTMLRIKDPKPSLAFYENVLGMKLLGKYDFPGMEFTLYFLGYEQDMPKGDDKEKTQWVFRRPALIELTHNWGTENDDSFSGYHSGNEEPKGFGHIGISVPDVYAACERFAKYDVEFVKQPDGGSMKGLAFIKDPDGYWIEILSPEGITDIIFGK; translated from the coding sequence ATGTCTAGCTATAACGAATCTCCAGAGCAAATTGCACAGGCCACTGAGGGCTATGTGATGCAGCAAACTATGTTGCGTATTAAAGATCCAAAACCGTCGCTGGCATTTTATGAAAACGTATTGGGTATGAAACTATTAGGTAAATACGACTTTCCTGGTATGGAATTTACCTTGTACTTTTTAGGCTATGAGCAAGATATGCCAAAAGGCGATGATAAAGAAAAAACTCAATGGGTGTTTCGCCGCCCTGCGCTGATTGAGCTTACCCATAACTGGGGCACTGAAAACGACGACAGCTTTAGCGGTTATCACAGTGGTAATGAAGAACCAAAAGGCTTTGGCCATATTGGTATTAGCGTACCTGATGTATATGCAGCGTGCGAACGCTTTGCTAAATACGATGTGGAGTTTGTAAAACAGCCAGATGGCGGCTCAATGAAAGGCCTTGCCTTTATTAAAGACCCAGACGGTTACTGGATTGAAATACTCTCACCAGAGGGAATTACCGATATTATTTTTGGTAAATAA
- a CDS encoding DUF4386 domain-containing protein: MGNNGSSFKLYVKHLGAAYLIYIILGMFNSLLFKQGIYNFGAFDEVEIKFRLAQTIDIIMFIAVIWASWAQYLVTKTINKNFALVALLFRFGEGLLGFVATIITLAVIAVLKNPEFSTVFQDEQLHTLASIFVKISGSMWDVLLIIMGIGATIFMYLFYVSNYVPKWLVLWGLFTYISMVVYGFSNIVLLNPPQVLSYFMMPGAFFEITFGLWLLIKGINIQPDKNNA, from the coding sequence ATGGGGAATAATGGTTCATCATTTAAGTTGTATGTTAAGCATTTAGGTGCTGCGTACTTGATTTATATAATTTTAGGGATGTTTAATTCACTACTATTTAAGCAAGGTATATACAACTTTGGGGCCTTTGATGAGGTTGAGATTAAGTTCAGACTTGCTCAAACTATAGATATTATTATGTTTATAGCGGTTATTTGGGCTTCATGGGCACAGTACTTAGTTACTAAAACGATAAACAAAAATTTTGCTCTCGTGGCACTACTTTTCAGGTTTGGAGAAGGGCTTCTCGGCTTTGTCGCAACAATCATTACATTGGCAGTGATAGCAGTTTTAAAGAATCCAGAATTTTCAACTGTATTTCAAGATGAGCAGCTGCATACATTAGCTAGCATATTTGTGAAAATAAGTGGCTCGATGTGGGATGTTCTTTTAATTATCATGGGTATTGGTGCCACGATTTTCATGTATTTGTTCTACGTTTCCAATTACGTACCTAAGTGGTTGGTTCTTTGGGGACTATTCACTTATATTTCGATGGTGGTGTATGGTTTTTCAAATATTGTTCTACTTAATCCACCTCAAGTATTGAGTTACTTCATGATGCCGGGAGCTTTTTTTGAAATAACGTTTGGGCTTTGGTTGTTAATCAAAGGAATAAACATCCAACCTGATAAAAATAATGCCTAA
- a CDS encoding GNAT family N-acetyltransferase, whose amino-acid sequence MQNDYISKMLQETAKPNITFIAEINNISLGFIHVRTHVDGISGETCGTIPLLAVSPKSQGLGLGKRLIEQGEKRAKNLGCRLLHLEVFANNKIADSFYQNIGFKPKTVHMIKPI is encoded by the coding sequence ATGCAAAATGATTACATTTCAAAAATGCTTCAAGAAACAGCGAAACCAAACATCACCTTTATCGCTGAGATCAATAATATTTCATTGGGTTTTATTCATGTACGAACACATGTGGATGGAATTTCAGGTGAAACTTGTGGAACTATACCGCTTCTTGCCGTATCACCAAAATCGCAAGGTTTGGGCTTAGGTAAACGTTTAATTGAACAGGGTGAAAAGAGGGCTAAAAACTTAGGCTGTAGGTTGTTACATCTAGAGGTCTTTGCAAATAATAAGATAGCGGATAGCTTTTATCAAAATATAGGTTTTAAGCCTAAAACTGTTCATATGATAAAACCAATATAG
- a CDS encoding membrane protein, with translation MSSDKKDKTKSNKVGAGIALGVGVGLAIGASMGNIGAGLAVGIALGIAFGVSMQKKRRL, from the coding sequence ATGTCATCAGATAAAAAAGACAAAACTAAATCAAATAAAGTTGGTGCTGGCATAGCGCTTGGTGTTGGTGTCGGCTTAGCTATTGGCGCTTCAATGGGTAATATTGGTGCAGGGTTGGCAGTTGGAATAGCGTTAGGTATTGCTTTTGGGGTTAGTATGCAAAAAAAAAGAAGACTCTAA